A genomic stretch from Hemitrygon akajei chromosome 10, sHemAka1.3, whole genome shotgun sequence includes:
- the LOC140734095 gene encoding interferon-inducible GTPase 5-like has protein sequence MERSNSSEKVTETETPSFFTQEELSKLKSDFETGGLEKVQSLIKKKITDLDKIELNIAVTGETGAGKSTFINAMRGLRNNDPGAAEVGTTETTMEPTKYSHPTLPNVSYWDLPGIGSTRFVAAKYLTEIQFQRYDFFIIISACRFKDNDVKLAREIKRLGKRFYFVRSKIDMDLHNTREEKVINEEEELKKIRNHCVRKLAEAGFPDSSVFLISGKKPTCFDFIQLNEGLEGDLNNVKKRIFVLALPKLSVEIVQKKSKILSKHIWMFATLSGGLGAVPVPGFSLACDIGILIGAIVYFRKCLGLDDASLQRLASRVGKPVEELKATVKAPLLGEITPDVIMRLGWGAAAVTVSALEFVLNFVPVIGSIFGAGSSFLMTYKILSDALKNLTENAERVVEVAFETD, from the exons atggaaaggtcaAACTCCAG TGAAAAGGtgacagagactgagaccccgtcATTCTTCACACAGGAAGAACTGAGCAAACTGAAGTCTGATTTTGAAACAGGTGGGCTGGAAAAAGTTCAATCACTGATAAAGAAGAAAATAACTGATCTGGACAAAATAGAGCTTAACATCGCAGTGACAGGAGAAACAGGTGCAGGAAAATCCACCTTCATCAATGCCATGAGAGGACTTCGGAACAATGATCCGGGAGCAGCTGAGGTTGGGACAACAGAAACAACAATGGAGCCAACCAAGTACTCACATCCCACTCTGCCCAATGTTAGCTATTGGGACCTGCCAGGGATCGGATCTACACGATTTGTAGCAGCTAAATATCTCACAGAAATACAATTCCAAAGATATGATTTCTTTATCATAATCTCTGCTTGTCGATTCAAAGACAATGATGTCAAACTTGCCAGGGAGATTAAACGGCTGGGGAAAAGGTTCTATTTTGTCCGCTCTAAGATTGACATGGATCTTCACAACACGAGGGAAGAAAAGGTTATTAATGAAGAAGAAGAGCTGAAAAAGATTCGGAATCACTGTGTCAGGAAGTTGGCAGAGGCAGGGTTTCCGGATTCATCTGTGTTCCTCATATCCGGTAAAAAGCCGACATGTTTTGATTTCATTCAGTTAAATGAAGGACTCGAAGGTGATCTAAATAATGTAAAGAAAAGGATCTTTGTCCTGGCCCTTCCAAAACTAAGTGTGGAGATAGTTCAGAAGAAATCTAAGATTCTGAGTAAACATATCTGGATGTTTGCAACACTCTCTGGGGGATTGGGAGCGGTCCCAGTTCCCGGCTTCTCTCTCGCTTGTGATATCGGTATATTGATTGGAGCCATTGTCTATTTCCGGAAATGCCTGGGTCTGGATGATGCTTCTCTTCAAAGACTGGCCAGCAGAGTAGGAAAACCTGTGGAAGAGCTGAAGGCGACAGTAAAAGCTCCACTGCTGGGGGAAATAACCCCAGATGTAATTATGAGGTTAGGTTGGGGTGCTGCTGCTGTTACCGTTTCAGCCCTGGAATTTGTTCTCAACTTTGTCCCAGTCATCGGCAGCATTTTTGGAGCAGGCTCATCATTTCTCATGACTTACAAGATACTGAGTGATGCACTGAAGAATCTTACAGAGAATGCAGAGAGAGTGGTTGAAGTTGCCTTTGAAACTGATTAG